The following coding sequences are from one Phenylobacterium glaciei window:
- a CDS encoding response regulator: MTPAAHAFSVPQILVVDDDAELRVGIADYLAQHGYAVAQASDAASMEQVLARATIDLIVLDLMLPGEDGLSICRRIADGGGPAIIMLSAMGEEIDRILGLELGADDYLAKPCSPRELLARVRAVLRRREDARNPGPPKGKAYSFLGFTLDGVRRQLRAPNGVSLLLTAGEFSLLSVFLDNPQRILSRDELIEKARGTEADVFDRAIDVQISRLRRKLHDCAPAEVIKTYRGAGYLFDAKVTRS, translated from the coding sequence CGCCCACGCCTTCTCCGTCCCGCAGATCCTGGTCGTCGACGACGACGCGGAGCTGCGGGTGGGGATCGCCGACTATCTCGCCCAGCACGGCTACGCGGTGGCTCAGGCGAGCGACGCGGCGTCGATGGAGCAGGTTCTGGCCAGGGCGACCATCGACCTGATCGTGCTCGATCTGATGCTGCCGGGCGAGGACGGTCTCTCCATCTGCCGGCGCATCGCCGATGGCGGCGGCCCGGCCATCATCATGCTGTCGGCCATGGGCGAGGAGATCGACCGCATCCTGGGCCTGGAGCTGGGGGCCGACGACTATCTGGCCAAGCCCTGCAGCCCCCGTGAGCTGCTGGCCCGGGTGCGCGCCGTGCTGCGCCGCCGGGAGGACGCCCGCAATCCCGGCCCACCCAAGGGCAAGGCCTACTCGTTCCTGGGGTTCACCCTCGACGGGGTGCGCCGCCAATTGCGCGCGCCCAACGGGGTGAGCCTCCTGCTGACCGCCGGGGAGTTCTCCCTGCTCAGCGTCTTCCTCGACAACCCGCAGCGGATCCTGTCGCGGGACGAGCTGATCGAGAAGGCCCGGGGCACCGAGGCCGACGTCTTCGACCGCGCCATCGACGTGCAGATCAGCCGTCTGCGCCGCAAGCTGCACGACTGCGCGCCGGCCGAGGTGATCAAGACCTATCGCGGCGCGGGCTATCTGTTCGATGCCAAGGTCACCCGCTCGTGA
- a CDS encoding HAMP domain-containing sensor histidine kinase, whose product MTPNGRSGAPIGLQLVALLLVSLVAAQVMTFAVVVLMPPPPQAVYRLEDVAQALKGGSLTPRFGRPLVREMLPAPPPEPADPPAPSAHARRQLAVLLSVPEDDVRLTQHLTFPGRLHRTLGIGGQAMEVRHETMMAGALEPPPPGEPPGRRRFRVFIAGPAGGPPPMMALREMGPPMFGEFSAAVRQSDGRWLVVRPQPEPFLNDWQGRVLLWLAGCLLLVAPLGYFFARRITAPLDRFARAAETLGRDPSGPLMALSGPAEVGAAARAFNDMQVRLKRFIDDRTAMVGAISHDLRTPLARIRFKLEGAPKPVKDAVLADVAQMEAMITSVLAFIRDASAARPRERLDLLSLLECLVDDAGGQDLSVLEASVPVTVEADALGLQRLFGNLLDNAVKYGARGRVRVFQDDGHAVVEIADDGPGLGAGDLERVFQPFYRAEAARTLDGGGVGLGLAVARSIARAHGGDVVLVSSAAGLTARVRLPLSVR is encoded by the coding sequence GTGACGCCGAACGGGCGCTCCGGCGCGCCCATCGGCCTGCAACTGGTGGCCCTGCTGCTGGTGAGCCTGGTCGCCGCCCAGGTGATGACTTTCGCCGTCGTCGTGCTGATGCCGCCGCCGCCGCAGGCCGTCTACCGGCTGGAGGACGTGGCCCAGGCCCTGAAAGGCGGTTCGCTCACCCCGCGCTTCGGACGCCCCCTGGTGCGCGAAATGCTTCCCGCGCCGCCGCCCGAGCCCGCCGATCCGCCCGCCCCGAGCGCGCACGCCCGTCGGCAGCTGGCGGTCCTGCTATCGGTCCCTGAGGACGATGTCCGGCTGACCCAGCACCTGACCTTCCCAGGCCGGCTCCACCGCACCCTTGGCATCGGCGGCCAGGCCATGGAGGTCCGCCACGAGACCATGATGGCCGGCGCCCTCGAACCGCCCCCGCCCGGCGAACCGCCAGGCCGGAGGCGGTTCAGAGTGTTCATCGCCGGGCCGGCCGGAGGCCCGCCGCCGATGATGGCCCTCCGCGAAATGGGCCCGCCGATGTTCGGCGAGTTCAGCGCCGCCGTCCGCCAGAGCGACGGCCGGTGGCTGGTGGTGCGCCCCCAGCCCGAACCCTTCCTCAATGACTGGCAGGGGCGGGTGCTGCTGTGGCTGGCCGGTTGCCTGCTGCTGGTGGCGCCGCTCGGCTACTTTTTCGCCCGCCGGATCACCGCGCCCCTGGACCGGTTCGCCCGCGCCGCCGAGACCCTGGGCCGCGATCCCAGCGGCCCGCTGATGGCGCTGTCGGGACCGGCCGAGGTGGGCGCCGCGGCGCGCGCCTTCAACGACATGCAGGTGCGGCTGAAACGCTTCATCGACGACCGCACCGCCATGGTCGGCGCCATCTCCCACGATCTGCGCACGCCGCTGGCCCGCATCCGCTTCAAGCTGGAGGGGGCGCCCAAGCCTGTGAAGGACGCGGTGCTGGCCGACGTCGCCCAGATGGAGGCGATGATCACCTCGGTCCTGGCCTTTATCCGCGACGCCAGCGCAGCAAGGCCCCGCGAACGGCTGGACCTGCTGTCGCTGCTGGAATGCCTGGTGGACGACGCCGGAGGCCAGGACCTGAGCGTGTTGGAGGCGAGCGTCCCGGTCACCGTGGAGGCTGACGCGCTCGGCCTGCAGCGCCTGTTCGGCAACCTGCTGGACAATGCGGTGAAGTACGGCGCGCGGGGGCGGGTGCGGGTTTTCCAGGACGACGGCCACGCGGTGGTGGAAATCGCCGACGACGGGCCGGGGCTGGGCGCCGGCGATCTGGAGCGCGTGTTCCAGCCCTTCTACCGCGCCGAGGCGGCGCGCACTCTGGACGGTGGCGGGGTGGGCCTGGGTCTCGCCGTGGCGCGGTCCATCGCCCGGGCGCACGGCGGGGACGTGGTGCTGGTCTCGTCGGCCGCAGGGCTTACCGCGCGGGTGCGATTGCCGTTGTCTGTGCGCTAA
- a CDS encoding S-(hydroxymethyl)glutathione dehydrogenase/class III alcohol dehydrogenase: protein MKTRAAVAFQAKQPLEIVEVDLEGPKAFEVLVEIKATGICHTDAYTLDGLDSEGLFPSILGHEGAGVVLEVGPGVTSVKPGDHVIPLYTPECRQCKSCLSRKTNLCTAIRGTQGKGLMPDGTSRFSYKGQAIAHYMGCSTFANHIVLPEIAVAKIRDDAPFDKACYIGCGVTTGVGAVVNTAGVEPGASVVVFGLGGIGLNVLQGARMVGAGMIIGVDINPDREEWGRRFGMTHFVNPKTLDGDIVAHLVALTDGGADYTFDCTGNTTVMRQALEACHRGWGESIIIGVAEAGKEIATRPFQLVTGRVWKGTAFGGARGRTDVPKIVDWYMDGKIEIDPMITHVMPLEDINKAFDLMHSGESIRSVVVF from the coding sequence ATGAAGACCCGCGCCGCCGTCGCCTTCCAAGCCAAGCAGCCCCTGGAGATCGTCGAGGTTGACCTGGAGGGGCCGAAAGCCTTCGAGGTGCTGGTGGAGATCAAGGCCACGGGCATCTGCCACACCGACGCCTACACCCTGGACGGGCTGGATTCCGAGGGTCTCTTCCCCTCGATCCTGGGCCATGAAGGGGCCGGGGTGGTGTTGGAGGTCGGCCCCGGGGTGACCAGTGTGAAGCCCGGCGACCACGTGATCCCGCTCTACACACCGGAATGCCGCCAGTGCAAAAGCTGCCTGTCGCGCAAGACCAACCTGTGCACAGCGATCCGCGGCACCCAGGGCAAGGGCCTGATGCCGGACGGGACCAGCCGGTTCTCCTACAAGGGCCAGGCCATCGCCCACTACATGGGCTGCTCGACCTTCGCCAACCACATCGTCCTGCCCGAGATCGCGGTGGCCAAGATCCGCGACGACGCCCCCTTCGACAAGGCCTGCTACATCGGCTGCGGGGTGACCACGGGGGTCGGCGCGGTGGTCAACACGGCGGGTGTCGAGCCGGGCGCCAGTGTGGTGGTCTTCGGCCTGGGCGGCATCGGCCTGAACGTCCTCCAGGGCGCGCGGATGGTGGGGGCCGGCATGATCATCGGCGTCGACATCAATCCCGACCGGGAGGAATGGGGCCGCCGGTTCGGCATGACCCACTTCGTCAATCCCAAGACCCTCGACGGGGATATCGTGGCCCATCTGGTGGCCCTGACCGACGGCGGCGCCGACTACACCTTCGACTGCACCGGCAACACCACGGTGATGCGCCAGGCGCTGGAGGCCTGCCATCGCGGCTGGGGCGAGAGCATCATCATCGGGGTGGCCGAGGCGGGCAAGGAGATCGCCACCCGGCCGTTCCAGCTGGTCACCGGGCGGGTCTGGAAGGGCACGGCCTTCGGCGGCGCCCGGGGCCGCACCGACGTGCCGAAGATCGTCGACTGGTACATGGACGGCAAGATCGAGATCGACCCGATGATCACCCACGTCATGCCGCTGGAGGACATCAACAAGGCCTTCGACCTGATGCATTCGGGCGAGAGCATCCGCTCGGTGGTGGTGTTCTAG
- the fghA gene encoding S-formylglutathione hydrolase has product MVILKSHKVHGGTLSYCRHASEATGTPMTFSIFIPAGEGPFPLLVWLSGLTCTEDNFTTKAGAYGAAAAAGLAIVAPDTSPRGQGVADDLAYDLGQGAGFYVDATQEPWAKHFQMESYITGDLLAVVGQDFPVDLARVGISGHSMGGHGALTLALRHSNLFRSVSAFAPICSPSRCDWGRKAFTAYLGAHETAWMPHDACVLIEAGAAKFDDILVDQGTGDDFLESQLKPELLAAACKAAGQTLTLRMQPGYDHSYFFMTSFIADHVAWHAARL; this is encoded by the coding sequence GTGGTAATCCTCAAGTCGCACAAGGTGCATGGCGGGACGCTGAGCTATTGCCGGCACGCCAGCGAGGCCACCGGCACGCCGATGACCTTCTCGATCTTCATTCCGGCGGGGGAGGGGCCGTTTCCCCTGCTGGTCTGGCTCTCGGGCCTGACCTGCACCGAGGACAACTTCACCACCAAGGCCGGCGCCTATGGCGCGGCGGCCGCGGCGGGCCTGGCCATCGTGGCGCCCGACACCAGCCCGCGCGGGCAGGGCGTGGCTGACGACCTGGCCTATGACCTCGGCCAAGGGGCGGGGTTCTATGTGGACGCGACGCAAGAGCCCTGGGCGAAGCATTTCCAGATGGAGAGCTACATCACCGGCGACCTGCTGGCGGTGGTGGGGCAGGATTTCCCGGTGGACCTCGCCCGTGTCGGAATCTCCGGCCACTCCATGGGCGGGCACGGGGCGCTGACCCTGGCGCTGCGCCATTCGAACCTGTTCCGGTCGGTCTCGGCCTTTGCGCCGATCTGCTCGCCGAGCCGCTGCGACTGGGGGCGCAAGGCCTTCACCGCCTATCTGGGGGCGCACGAGACCGCCTGGATGCCGCACGACGCCTGCGTACTGATCGAGGCGGGCGCGGCGAAGTTCGACGACATCCTGGTGGACCAGGGGACCGGCGACGACTTCCTGGAAAGCCAGCTGAAGCCGGAGCTGCTGGCGGCGGCCTGCAAGGCCGCGGGCCAGACGCTGACCCTGCGGATGCAGCCGGGCTACGACCACTCCTACTTCTTCATGACCAGCTTCATCGCCGACCATGTCGCCTGGCACGCGGCGCGGCTCTGA